From Quercus lobata isolate SW786 chromosome 1, ValleyOak3.0 Primary Assembly, whole genome shotgun sequence, one genomic window encodes:
- the LOC115995243 gene encoding alcohol-forming fatty acyl-CoA reductase-like, producing MVLRNNLGANLESFISERVTPISGDICDENLGIKDCTLREEMWKEIDIVLNSTTTTNFDERYDVALGINTYGALHVLSFAQNCVKLKIPADMVVNSMTVAMVAHANKSSQIIFHAGSSLRNPMRLYTLKEFLFRYFTGNP from the exons ATGGTACTAAGAAACAACTTGGGTGCAAATCTAGAATCATTTATCTCTGAAAGGGTTACTCCTATCTCTGGTGACATTTGTGACGAGAATTTAGGAATCAAAGATTGTACATTGAGAGAAGAGATGTGGAAAGAAATAGACATCGTCTTAAATTCTACTACTACAACAAACTTTGATGAAAG ATATGATGTTGCGTTGGGCATCAACACATATGGAGCTTTGCATGTTTTGAGCTTTGCACAGAATTGTGTTAAATTGAAG ATACCAGCAGACATGGTGGTAAATTCTATGACTGTGGCCATGGTGGCTCATGCAAATAAGTCTTCTCAGATCATCTTCCATGCTGGTTCTTCATTGAGAAATCCAATGAGATTATATACTCTTAAAGAATTCCTCTTCCGGTACTTCACTGGAAATCCGTGA